Genomic DNA from Chlorocebus sabaeus isolate Y175 chromosome 6, mChlSab1.0.hap1, whole genome shotgun sequence:
GATCGCAGGAGAGAAATAGGCAAAAAAACTAAAGCTGTGATGGAGGAATACGGAGGAGGCATAGCCTGGGAACCCCCTCGCCTGTATCTACGGGAGGTTGAGGGTAGGACAGCAGAAGCGGAAGAGTGTGGGTGGAGCATTGTTGGGGCGGGACCTGGGCGTGCTGGAATAGCATTTAGGCGGGGCTGGGAGAAAGTGGGAGTGCTCTAGGAATAAGAAcaaaacttggaaaaaaattGGGGATAAACAGCAAGGGCAAGGTCCAAGAATCCTCAAGTGAAGACTTAATACAGGATTGATGTGGGACTGTAAGGGGTGACGTCTGTGTATGAGATACTGGGACCACCCCCAAGTCCACCAACCAGGGGTGCGCCACGAGAGGAACCATTCAGGGTACTAGGGACGCGGCGGGGAATGGGTGGTGGcctcaccgtgcccagccgcgtCTGCTCCAGCTCCTGCAGGCTGCGCACATGGCTGGCGAGCAGCGGCTGCCTGCGAGGCCCGGCCAGCTCTGCTTCCACCGCCAGCACCTCCCGCGAGGCGGCGGCGAAGGCCTGAGTCACCTCGTGCACTGTGCTCCGGTAGCGCGCGAAGTCGTAGTCCGGGCCGCTGCGCAGGTACTGGCGGTGGCCTCTGCGGCAGGTGGGGACCCTGAGGCCGCGCCCCCCGGCTCTCAGGCTCTGCACCCGCGCCAACCACCTAAAAGGCCCCCAGGAAGTGTCCCCGGACCCCAGAGGGGAGGACTGGTAGCTGGAAGGACGCTTCCTGACTTCCGCAGGGGAACCCGAGACAGGCCCACCCCTGCtcttggggaggagagagaagccaCGAGGAGTGGGTCGTCGGGTAGTGAGGACGTGCTGTGGGGCCTTTCTCGTGAAGGTGAGGACTCGGTGCCCCGAAATCCCCGCCGCATCTGACTCTGCAGCCGCGCGAGGACCCAACTCCTCCTCCAGGCACGCCCGCCGAAAGCACGCCCACGCCCAGAGCGGGCGGGGAACTGAACCCTGAACCCCTGCGCACCCCCACTCACTCCTCCAGTCGGCGGAAGCCCTGCGCGCGCTCAGCCTGCAGCTGGTGGATGCGCTGCACCAGCGTCCGGATCGGGGCGTCTTTCTGTGGGGCGGGGGACACGGCTGGGGTATGTAACCGGCGCCCCTGGGTCTCCGCCGCCCGGCCCGCGCCCGTTCCCACTCGGGCCTGGACTCACCCAGGGCCACGCCGGCTCCTTGCGTCCGGGAGCTTCGGTGGTCTCCTCAGCAGCGGGCGCTGCGGGGACCGTGGGCTCCGCCGCGGTCTCGGTGATCATGACTGCGCAGCCTGGCCAGGCTCCGGAGCAGGTCCTTCCACTGCGTCCGACGCCCCCTACAGGCCGGGAGGTCCACGGACCCCCCCACCCTGCGGCTGGCCAGCCACGAGACCTCGGGGAAGAAAGGCCAGCCAAGACCGCGGGCCGCCCAAGCAAGCCCTCCATCCTCCACCCACCCTTCTTGTTCCGGTCCAGCGATCGCGTTTTTCCTTGAATGTGCGGCTCTGAATACAGAACAGCTGTTAGCCTTGAGTTCGTTTCTATGCTTGTATCTCAACACCGACTTCCACGTGAAGCGGGTATTGAGCGTGGGTTTTGACATTCAAGAGCGTTAAGTaagcctgggcaacctagggaGGCCCGCTCTCTACAGAAAAAACAGCCCGacatggtggctcccgcctatagtcccagctactcgggaggctgaggtgggaggattgcttgagcctggaagttgggggctgccatgagctatgaccgtgccactgcactccagcccgagcgaCAGTGAGACTGCCTCAATAAAAGTGCAGTGGCTGGAACTCCACCGACATTAACAGAGATTCACTGGCTCTCCAGAGAATCACAGGGGTGAAGACAAGATTCAGTGACAGGGACGGTGTCAACGGCCCTCCGAATTGAATTGGGTGTCTTATGTAATAGCCCTGAGCCTGGGGCATAGCAGGGGCCAGTACGACCTCAAAGTACAGAGAAGGCCTTGGAGCTTCCTGCTGGAGGGATCCAGGGGCTAGATTGAGCTTTGGAAAGCTTCCTCTTCCAGGGGCCCAGCCGGAGGAGTAGGAAGATGCTGGTAGCCTAACCTAGTGAAGAGGGACCAGCTCAGGTATGGGGTGACAGACACCAGCCTTCAAGGGGGAAGGGACTAGGCTGTTAGTGAGTCAGGAGTTTTTCCTGCtgatgggttcgtggtctcactaaCTTtgaagaatgaagctgtggaccttCGCGGTGTGTGTTACAGCTCAAAAAGAGTCCACAGACCGGGAGAGTGAGCAGCAGCGCAGTTTATTGAACAAAGCGAAAGGAAAGCTTCCACAAGCTGGAAGGGGACCCAGAAGGGTTGCAGTTACTGGCTCGCTAGGGCTTATATCCCGGTGTTACCCCCTCCCCTTTCTTTTTGTCCATTGAGAGTGGttcttttttcaatcctcccttggagtgttttttgttttttttttttctttttttctttttttttattttttgagacagtctcgctctgtcacccaggctggagtgcagtggcgccatctcggctcactgcaagctccgcctcctgggttcacaccattctcctgcctcagcctcccgagtagctgggactacagggtgccaccacgcccagctaattttttgtatttttagtagagacagggtttcactgtgttgaccaggatcatctcaatctcctgacctcgtgatccacccgccttgggctcccaagtgctgggattacaggcgtgagccaccgcacccggcctggagtGGTTAATTTTGAATCCTTCACTCCATTGGTTAAGAACTCAAAACCCTGAGTCACAGGGGTCTTCTGTAAAAATCCCTGAACTGGCCCGGAAAGTCCCACCAACTCCACCCCTCAGTCCCCTCTCTCAACGGGagaccccaactgctgttggggtGTGGGACAATGACGGCTCTAATTGCTTCCTGCTAAATAGGGGCATAGAACGGGTCCTGTAGCTGAGGTTTCCTCGTGAGAGGTGGTTTGGGTGTCAACGTCCGGGTATGGGCTGGCCATCTAGGGTGCTGATAATAGGTGCTGGTTGAAGTTATCCAAGGTTCCATCTGCAGTACCATTTCTAGTTTCATTGATTCTATTCAGGAAGAAACGAAGCAGATGAGGGAATTGAAAAGACATGGGCCAAAGGTTACTCCAAGAATAAGGAGGGGACCTAAAAATGGAAGAAGCCAGGAGAGAACACGCTGTGAGAACCCTGAGGTAGCTTCGGTTGTCCCACTGTGTAGTCTGCTGGCTCTATTCTGAAGTAATTTAATTCCATCTCTGACTATGCCTGATTTACTGACAAAGAAACAACATTCCTCGCTCAGAAAAAGGCATGTTCCTCCCCTTTCAGCAGTGAGGAGATCTAGTGCTCGCCGGTTCTGGAGAACCACGGCTGCTAATGAGGCTGTTTGGTCCTGGATTTGAGTAAGTTGGAGAGAGATTTCATCTAGGCTTTCTCTTAGTTCTTTAGAGAGAGTTAAGGATACTGTGAGCCCAGTGGTTCCAGTTCCTAGGGTGGTAGTAAATCCTAAACCAGCCAATAGAGGAAGTAGTGAGATTGCTCTCCGCTGAAGCTTACCATGAATGGGCACAGCTACTGCCTCTTCTGAAAAGGAATAAGTCACAGGAGGTACTATGTAGGCTAAAGTACAAGTTCCTGTCCAGTTGGTGGGAGGCAAATATAGAAGGATCTtccacacacaaagaaaactcctTGTCAGGGTTCTATACACCCCTGTAGCTGAAAATCTCATAAGGGCTGGGGTTGGTCTAAATTCATTTCTCATTCCCATGATTTGAGGGTTTGGGACAAACAGACGACTCCTTGCGGTTGGAGCTGAATATAATTTGCCAAGGACGTATTACGGGGTTCCTCTAAGGCAAACCGGTGGCTAGCAGCAATAAGAAAAACTCATGCTCCACAGACAGGAAGCAGGGAGCAATGGGGTTTTTTTAACCCTTCGCCTGTGAGAGAGGAACAAAGTCCCAGGAGGGGAATATCCTGGGCAAAGGGAAGTCTGCCCCAGCAGTAATTGCTTGTTTTGGCCTCTGGTGGGGAAATTATGTGACTTGGGTTGGTAAATCTTAAGGGACAGGTGACTGAAATAGGGTTTCCAAGGAGCTCATGTTTATTTCCACAAAACGTAGGGGTGCCAGTAGTGATACTGTAGGAATTAGGATATTTGAACTCTAGATCCAAGGGAAGCGTATAGTTGCAGCCAGCCATGTGTCCCACATCTTGTGATCCTGGGAACACTTGACGGGAGATACAAAGGAGTAGAGGCGAAGAGAAGGAGGTTATTGTGCCCACAGAACCTATGATTGGGATGACTGATATAGTGAATTGTCGGAGAATGGCAGCGACTGCTTTTAAGGCTGCTTGAGCCCTGTCAGGGAAATTGGACCTATCACTAGGATGAAAAAATCCTGGGCCCTTAGAAGTGTTAGCTATGTATAAGGCTGTAGAGCTTTCCACCCATATGTTGAGGGGGGCCGGAACTGCTATATATAAGGGGGAATGAGCGTTCATGAAAACCCAATCGGATGAGTTACTCTGGCTGGGATGTGCTTCAAATAAAAACCTGGAGGacaaccgggcacggtggctcaagcctgtaatcccagcactttgggaggccgagacgggcagatcacgaggtcaggagatcgagaccatcctggctaacacggtgaaaccccgtctctactaaaaaatacaaaaaactagccgggcgaggtggcaggcgcctgtagtcccagctacttcggaggctgaggcaggagaatggcgtaaatccgggaagcggagcatgcagtgagctgagatccagccactgcactccagcctgcgcgacagagcgagactccctctcaaaacaaaacaaaacaaaaaaaaaacctgggccgggcgcggtggctcaagcctgtaatcccagcactttgggaggccgagacgggcagatcacgaggtcaggagatcgagaccatcctggctaacacagtgaaaccccgtctctactaaaaaatacaaaaaactagccgggcgaggtggcggcgcctgtagccccagctactcgggaggctgaggcaggagaatggcgggaacctgggaggcggagcttgcagtgagctgagatccggccactgcactccagcccgggcggcagagcgagactccgtctcaaaaaaaaataaaaataaaaataaaaaaaaaaaacctggaggaCATGTTTATAATTCCCTCAAGATTAGGGGAAGAGGTTGAACGGGAAAAGGTTAAGACTTGGGCAAAGGCAAGGAAAGGTAGAATGTTAGAGTACATTCTGATTTTAAAGCAAGAACTGAGGTAGAACTTACGAGCACTGATTAATTTCCTGTGGTTTTTCCTTCTGAAAGAGGATACGTAGGTCTTCCAATGACTCACAAGTATAAGAAGGTTTGTCTGGCTGACTCTTAGATTCTCGAACTAATGATTCTGTGGGTTTTTCAGGCTGCGTCCAAGGTTTGATTTGGGTGTGATAGATCCAAGACTCCACTTTACTTGACTGCAGTTGGAGTGGAGAGGGTAACTGAATATCTTCCTTCCCAGAATACATTTAGGGATGGGGAGGTAGAGGAGAGCGACTTGACTAATACTAGATGCCCGGGATGGAACAATGCTTTTCCCTTTTCTCAGTGGCATCCCTCGGGTAATGTCTTAAGGATTTGTTGGTACCTAGAAGTTATGTCCTTGACTAAGTTGGCAGTTTCTCGATCAAGTAAGAGGTTGTTTGTGAGAAAAGGCCGTCCATATAGCATTTCATAAGGACTGAGTCCTATCTTGTAGGGAGAATTTGGGATCCTTAATAATGCTATGGGCAAGAAGGTAGGCAGGCCATAGGAGGTGAGTTTCATGTGTTAATTTCCTTAAGTGCCTTTTGAGTATTTCATTCATCTTCTTGACTTTCCCTGAGGATTGTGGTCCCCAGGCACAATGAGGGTGATACTGTATTCCTAGCGCCTTGGAAATTCCCTGAGTCACCGTGGTTCTGAAAGCCAGGCCATTATCATTTTGTAAACTACAGGGAAGTCTAAACCTAGGAATTATTTCATGGACCAGGGCTTTGATTACCTTCTGGGCCTTTTCTGTCTTACAGGGGAAGGCTTCAACCCAATTCGTGAAGGTATCAACACAAACTAGTAAGTATTGAAGTCCTCGTGACTTAGGCATATGAGTGAAATCTAACCGCCAGTCCTCTCCAGGGTAGCGGCCTGTCCTTTGTTCTCCCTGAGGGGGTTGGTGATGGACCAAGGGGGTCATTCCTTTGGCACACTTAGCAGGCCTTGACTATCTGCTGGATAGTTTTAAGGAGGTCTCGTCCAGTGAACAGAGATTTGGCCATTTGATGGGCATACTCAATACCCATATGGAATGtttggtgaagggttttaagtatTTTCCATTGATTAGCTGCGGGTATGAGCACCTTTTCCTCCTCAGTAGCTAACCATCCTTAGGGGAGAAAACTATGTCCCTGTGAAAGTCCCCattccgccgggcgcggtggctcaagcctgtaatcccagcactttgggaggccgagacgggtggatcacgaggtcaggagatcgagaccatcctggctaacacggtgaaaccccatctctactaaaaaatacaaaaaactagccggctgtggtggtgggcgcctgtagtcccagctactcgggaggctgaggcaggagaatggcgtaaacccgggaggcggagtttgcagtgagctgagatccagccactgca
This window encodes:
- the REX1BD gene encoding required for excision 1-B domain-containing protein → MITETAAEPTVPAAPAAEETTEAPGRKEPAWPWKDAPIRTLVQRIHQLQAERAQGFRRLEEGHRQYLRSGPDYDFARYRSTVHEVTQAFAAASREVLAVEAELAGPRRQPLLASHVRSLQELEQTRLGTVALLQLMETPELAGQEDAVQMHQLKMKVIKTMEAISEVLQDLRFDAESAE